A stretch of Solidesulfovibrio sp. DNA encodes these proteins:
- the rpmH gene encoding 50S ribosomal protein L34: MSKKTYQPSKIRRKRTHGFLVRSRTKNGQAILRRRRAKGRKRLAV; this comes from the coding sequence ATGAGCAAGAAAACATACCAGCCCAGCAAAATCCGCAGAAAACGTACCCACGGCTTCCTTGTCCGCTCCAGGACCAAGAACGGACAGGCCATCCTGCGCCGTCGGCGCGCCAAGGGCCGCAAACGGCTGGCCGTCTAG